The stretch of DNA AATGTGTTAGCGCGTAGAATCGCATCGAAATTGAAGGCAGTCAAATTCATTCTTTTAATCGCGGTGATCGGCACTCTTTGTGCCGTTGCTGCCTGTGGCTGGGTCTGGAACGACCTGAACAGTCCAATCGAACATAAAATGGCTGGAAAAACCGTCAATATCCCCATGGGTAGCAGCACTGACCAGATAGTGCAGAAGCTGCAAGCCGACGGAATTGTTCAGCATGGCTCCACTCTCAAGCTCTACATTAAAATTCAAGGCGTGGGTTCGTTAATCAAAGCGGGAGACTACCAGTTTCCATCTCCAATTTCGCCCAAAGACGTTGTTCAAAAGTTGGTCGAAGGCGGCGCGGCTGCAAGCAAACTGACCATCATCGAGGGCTGGACCCGATGGGATATCGCTCATGCTATGGCGGCCATTCCCACATTGAAACTAAAGAATGCCGAGCAGGCGCTGGCATTAATGAACGACACATCGTCTATAAAAGATCTTGACCCGACAGCAACCAGCCTGGAAGGTTACATGTTTCCCGACACTTATTTCGTGCAATCGACCACGACTGCCAAACAGTTGCTTGAGAGTAGTGTCGAACACTTTCATCAAGTCTGGAACAAAGATCTGGCGGCGCTGGCCTCAGCCAGAAAGCAAACACCGCACGAGGTTGTGACCATTGCTTCAATAATTGAGACGGAAGCCAAACTCGCAAGCGAAAGACCGGTCGTCGCCTCTGTAATTTATAACCGCTTGCGTCAGCGCATTCCCTTGAGTGTCGACTCGACGATCGTTTATGCATCAAAACTGGCGGGGAAATGGCGAAACAACGGCATCGTCTACCTCAGTGACGTCAATCGCGACTCACCATACAACACACGCAAGGTCACAGGGCTACCGCCGGGACCAGTGAGCAATCCCGGCTTATCTTCCCTGAAAGCGACTCTGCAGCCGGCAAACACAGGATTCATCTACTACGTTAGAGAGCCATCGCGCAACGACGGCGCGCATAATTTTTATGTCGATGCAGCTGGATTCGAGCTGGGAGTGCAGGCCCTGAGAAACTGGGAAAAACTGCATCGGGGAACAGTTGCAACAACATCTTTGAAAACGCTTCGCACTATACCCGGTTCGCCCAAACCGAATGCTTCCGGGTCAAAAGTCAAACCGAAAGACGCAGCGAAAGACGCAGCGAAAGGCGCAGCGAAACCTGCGCCGAACAAAGCAAAAGCGGCATCAGGCAAGCCATCTCATGCACCAGGCAAAAGTTCAGCGACAACCAAACGCACCTCTTCAAAACAGAAAAAATCCGCTCGTCGCCATCGCTAAATACATTTCGCTTTTTCTTTTTGCTGCAACTGTCCTGGAATGGACCCGCCACCAGATGCAGTGCCATATATACGTCACATGTCTTGCAATATCCCGACCATTTGATATTGTGGTTGGTACATGGTGAAATATTAGGAAATCTGCGATACTGTCGGTTTCAGACAATTTCCATGAGATTGCGGCAATGATTGAATCCTTGCAAGACCAAGAACGCGAACAACTGGTGCAGTTTCTGAAAGAACGTTCGATTCTGCGGTTATTAGACGACAGAATCATTCACGGGCTGAGTCTCAGCCTGGTCGAAAAGCATTGCGGTCCGGGGCACATCGTCTTCAAAGAAGGTGATCCGGGCGATGGGCTATATATCATCAGGCACGGCTCAGTCGAAGTCAAACGAAAAGCAGACGCCAAGCCGATTGCTTACCTGACGGCAGGAGAGTGTTTCGGTGAAATGTCGCTGCTCAACAACCAACCGCGCACAGCAACTATTCGAGTGCCGGAAGAGGCTGTGATTCTAAAGCTTTCAAAAAAGGCTTCAATAGACCTGAAGTCCAAATTTCCCGTTCTTGGAGAGGAACTGGAGAAGCTTGCTGAGCAGCGAGACGGAAAAAGAGCATTCAAAGCGCCGGGTCTGGAGGGAAATACTGCCTTTTTCGACCTGCCCACCGTTATTCAGGCGGTCGCTTCGTCGCGCCAGTCAGGCAAATTGAATATTTTTCCAACCCATGCGAATCCTGGTTCAAAACTTGTTTTCGACAGAGGAAATCTGATTTCAGCGAACTTCAAGCATTTAACCGGTGACTGTGCCGTTTTTGAACTGCTTGCTGTGCAAGACCCGGCTGATTTCGCCTTTGAGCGCTCCGCCGACAATGACGGCAAACCAGTTGAATCGACGCTAGATCGTCCAATCGAGCGACTGCTGGTAGAAGGAGCAAGACGTTCAGATGAGATGCCGAAATTGATGGAGAAGGTAGGCGGAATCAACGCCACCTTCAGTACGCCGCCGCATATTCCGAAATGGAAAGAACTGCCGGATTCAATTCAATCGTTGGCTCCCAAAATTTGGAAACTGATAGAGCTCGATTTGTCGGTCGAGGAGATTTTGCCGCTGGTGGCAGTCGACAGCTACAGCATATTGCAAACCTTGAGCGAAATGGTCAGTTTGGAATTGATCAAACCTGTGATTACTGCTGCACCCGAGGCAGACGCACCTGAGGAAGTCGCCTACAGGCGCGGCGACACAGCCGAAATAGATTTGCGGAGAATCCTCAAACAATCCACCAAATTAGCCCGCACTCTTTACGCACTAAATATGGTGGCAGCGAACCTGTCAAATATTGTCGATACCGCAACTGTTCAATATTGCCTCGATGAAGCTTTGCGCGAAACGACCAAGACGTACCCCCAGTTATCATGCCTGAAAGTGCACACCGGCGGCAAAACGCTTGACGTTCGCGGCGCGTCGTCAGAGTTGTCCAGTCGTGTCAACTCTGCAGAAGCACTGACGATGCTGACAAATAAATTCCTGCAGCTAATGAGCGACAAACAAACGCAGAAGCTGGGCAAATGTTAGCTGACTAAAAGTCTGCAGTCTTAGGTGCTCGTGGGAATGGAATGACGTCACGAATGTTGCCCATGCCGGTGGCAAATTGCACAGTACGTTCCAGTCCCAGACCGAACCCGGCATGCGGCACAGTGCCGAAACGGCGCAAGTCTAGATACCACCAGTATTCTTCAGTGTCGAGCCCAGAATCTTTCATGCGCTGCTCCAGCACATCAAGGCGCTCTTCTCTCTGA from Candidatus Melainabacteria bacterium encodes:
- the mltG gene encoding endolytic transglycosylase MltG; the encoded protein is MNVLARRIASKLKAVKFILLIAVIGTLCAVAACGWVWNDLNSPIEHKMAGKTVNIPMGSSTDQIVQKLQADGIVQHGSTLKLYIKIQGVGSLIKAGDYQFPSPISPKDVVQKLVEGGAAASKLTIIEGWTRWDIAHAMAAIPTLKLKNAEQALALMNDTSSIKDLDPTATSLEGYMFPDTYFVQSTTTAKQLLESSVEHFHQVWNKDLAALASARKQTPHEVVTIASIIETEAKLASERPVVASVIYNRLRQRIPLSVDSTIVYASKLAGKWRNNGIVYLSDVNRDSPYNTRKVTGLPPGPVSNPGLSSLKATLQPANTGFIYYVREPSRNDGAHNFYVDAAGFELGVQALRNWEKLHRGTVATTSLKTLRTIPGSPKPNASGSKVKPKDAAKDAAKGAAKPAPNKAKAASGKPSHAPGKSSATTKRTSSKQKKSARRHR
- a CDS encoding cyclic nucleotide-binding domain-containing protein, encoding MIESLQDQEREQLVQFLKERSILRLLDDRIIHGLSLSLVEKHCGPGHIVFKEGDPGDGLYIIRHGSVEVKRKADAKPIAYLTAGECFGEMSLLNNQPRTATIRVPEEAVILKLSKKASIDLKSKFPVLGEELEKLAEQRDGKRAFKAPGLEGNTAFFDLPTVIQAVASSRQSGKLNIFPTHANPGSKLVFDRGNLISANFKHLTGDCAVFELLAVQDPADFAFERSADNDGKPVESTLDRPIERLLVEGARRSDEMPKLMEKVGGINATFSTPPHIPKWKELPDSIQSLAPKIWKLIELDLSVEEILPLVAVDSYSILQTLSEMVSLELIKPVITAAPEADAPEEVAYRRGDTAEIDLRRILKQSTKLARTLYALNMVAANLSNIVDTATVQYCLDEALRETTKTYPQLSCLKVHTGGKTLDVRGASSELSSRVNSAEALTMLTNKFLQLMSDKQTQKLGKC